The Cryptococcus neoformans var. grubii H99 chromosome 4, complete sequence genome contains the following window.
TAAGTCTGAAAGCCAACATGAGCAGAAAAACCTCTCGTTCACCGTCTGACTAATATTCTAGTCGGGTCTAGCTTTGTTCTTGTCGTTTTTGGGCGTGGAACTAAAATCATCCTTTTTGTCAGATAATTATACCAAGAGGATCCCCACACGATCtagaaggaaaaagaataATGGTTGAAATGCAGAAAAGAAGTTTGTGAGAAAGAAGCAGGTAGCAGAAAGCACGTACGATATCTTTTAATTGACTGTTCGCTTCGTCGAATTGTTTCTCCAAGTACTTTGCCTATGAAGGAGACGCAAATCCCGGTCCAGGGTCAGACGATGTTACACGTTACACACACTTTACTACTCCCAACAAGAGAGGGAATAATGGAGAACACACCTTTTTGGAAAGGTTCTGAACATCCTCTGCGAGTTGTTTCTCTTGCTCCGCATTCTCCTTGTTAATCTCTTGTCGCGGTTGTTCGATAAACCTGGTTTTTGTTTCCAATTGTTAGCGCTTATGTTTTCCCGACGCTCACACAGAATAGACCCTGCCCAGGCAACGATACATCCCTACTCgccatctccttttcattATACTTGGATTATGATtaagaaagagaaagaaaagtaGAAGGAATGGGATGAAGACTGAGACTCACATCTTCCCAACGCCCTTGTACATTCCTCCATCCCCAGGAACATTTCCGAGTTCTTTCATTTGTAGAGCCA
Protein-coding sequences here:
- a CDS encoding prefoldin subunit 1 — encoded protein: MSTLSDDTLRKILLQIQTQAITSQKQLAVVRAQITSKEKERRILALQMKELGNVPGDGGMYKGVGKMFIEQPRQEINKENAEQEKQLAEDVQNLSKKAKYLEKQFDEANSQLKDIFHAQKRQEQS